From a single Pleurodeles waltl isolate 20211129_DDA chromosome 8, aPleWal1.hap1.20221129, whole genome shotgun sequence genomic region:
- the LOC138249354 gene encoding olfactory receptor 56A4-like, with amino-acid sequence MVSVNTTFSVKVTHFEMICFPSYQSWQHWLSVPLTLLFFSAVVANVTILTVIRREQRLHEPMYYFIGFLGVIDVVLCTCTIPKTLGILYFNWKEIEVTSCLIQMYMINGFFGSQSATFLVMAFDRYVAICNPLRYSSMITIRFVGKAIAFILVRDLLVSVPYPVLAAQLPHCSANIKKNCICTVASVSALACGYSKINKVYQLSLAFILLGGDLIFICLSYCLILGVVFKLRAKGAVAKALNTCTPHLILVCFFYTLLLVLIFTNTMEKTIPPDIPILLNVLHLVIPPSLNPIVYGLRTKEVKLGILKLIGLGNTNAP; translated from the coding sequence ATGGTCTCTGTCAACACCACCTTCTCTGTTAAAGTTACACATTTTGAGATGATCTGCTTTCCAAGTTACCAGAGCTGGCAGCACTGGCTTTCTGTTCCTCtcactcttctttttttttcagctgttgttGCCAATGTCACAATACTCACAGTCATACGAAGAGAGCAGCGTCTCCATGAACCTATGTACTATTTCATTGGCTTCCTAGGAGTCATAGATGTAGTTCTCTGTACATGCACTATACCCAAAACTTTGGGTATCCTTTACTTCAACTGGAAGGAAATTGAGGTGACTTCTTGCCTGATTCAGATGTACATGATTAATGGTTTCTTTGGATCCCAATCTGCTACATTCCTTGTAATGGCCTTTGACCGCTATGTAGCTATCTGCAACCCCCTGAGATATTCTTCAATGATCACTATCAGATTTGTTGGAAAAGCAATAGCGTTTATCTTGGTTAGGGACCTTCTCGTGAGTGTACCATACCCAGTGTTAGCTGCCCAACTTCCACATTGCTCTGCAAATATTAAAAAGAATTGCATATGCACTGTTGCATCAGTGTCAGCCCTCGCTTGTGGTTACAGTAAAATTAATAAAGTCTACCAGCTGTCCCTTGCTTTTATCCTCCTCGGAGGTGACCTGATCTTTATTTGCCTTTCTTATTGTTTGATACTCGGTGTTGTATTCAAGCTTCGGGCAAAAGGTGCTGTGGCAAAAGCCCTCAACACATGCACCCCGCACTTAATTTTGGTCTGTTTTTTTTACACTCTACTTTTGGTTTTGATTTTCACAAACACAATGGAGAAGACAATCCCTCCAGATATTCCCATCTTGCTCAATGTCCTCCACCTTGTGATCCCACCTTCCCTCAATCCAATTGTTTATGGCTTGAGGACCAAAGAGGTCAAACTGGGCATCCTGAAACTGATAGGGCTTGGAAACACAAATGCACCATAA